Proteins encoded in a region of the Carassius carassius chromosome 49, fCarCar2.1, whole genome shotgun sequence genome:
- the LOC132132877 gene encoding proline and serine-rich protein 1-like isoform X1: MDKKSFDIVLDEIRKCVLTDQRIKAIEQVHGYFSSEQVIDMLKYFSWAEPQIKAVKALQHKMVAIPTTKVANILNCFTFSKDRIIVLELIALNISDAQNFRPVDDAFRTHLAEKRCARRILEQVCKVGCKAPVAMISSCGMIPGNPYPKGKPSQVTGTFPRIPAKKDGDDTTLDGKGIAARILGPSKPSPSTYNPHRPVPYPIPPCRPHATIAPSAYNNAGLVSVGGVITASVPPPPYRATPNLAGYSQPVGQQNPTSNISGTPAISPHNSTASTPATSQPQPTTPITPVFPGMVPSQNPVTPSPTPAPSPSVIKGPPAPAGSPQVASNSSGHTTPVPSPFAGMPPSGRNTPSVIRSHTPSGTPCGTPGPSASIPPSPFHSAPRSERPTGGLTSTPRATDDPLTPHGAMGLHSKKGYPPSSDSQSALLLPGTPSTQSHSVIRSYTPSGMSSLTPGRSTPSMQGVGGLPVASSPSPKPSPGLTSQTAMSSPAGALFMDQHSSSMVRQGGGSGSNSPVPSAFKGPSCSSTPSLSSLVMPSSAVLARPLGIAHGAASPQSSLPSTAGVSALHSLSSVLGSQSGSSPSPHFPVSPFSGAQSSISTSSTSTPPVSSVYSGLAHSSAPSPSPFGLGLTTAPSVFPGLPSGPNPAFQGFGGSGHTAAGSPVLSSLMGLPGASSSVATVAPLQAAAVAAAAAAGISSSSPVLPGFASAFSSNFNPALVGQAGLTGSLQAPGGAAFPGLLSFPPGMPSFSTTASPASLSGLHNSAMQSALLQAHSASALDSYPPQPNGFTNYPAAAGSSFPLQPGLHPQLGWQ; the protein is encoded by the exons ATGGACAAGAAATCCTTTGATATAGTATTGGACGAAATTAGAAAG TGTGTTTTGACAGATCAACGTATCAAAGCTATAGAGCAGGTTCATGGGTATTTCTCCAGTGAACAG GTGATTGACATGCTGAAATACTTCTCTTGGGCAGAGCCACAGATAAAGGCAGTCAAAGCCTTGCAACAT AAAATGGTTGCAATACCTACAACAAAGGTTGCAAACATCCTTAATTGTTTCACATTCTCAAAGGACAGAATTATTGTACTGGAACTCATTGCTCT AAATATTTCAGATGCCCAAAATTTCCGTCCTGTGGATGATGCGTTCCGTACTCACCTCGCTGAGAAGCGGTGTGCAAGAAGAATCCTAGAGCAG GTGTGTAAGGTGGGATGTAAAGCTCCAGTGGCTATGATTTCATCCTGTGGGATGATCCCAGGCAACCCTTACCCCAAAGGCAAACCCAGCCAGGTCACTGGAACATTCCCT AGAATTCCTGCCAAAAAGGATGGAGACGATACAACCCTGGATGGAAAGGGCATTGCTGCACGTATCCTTGGACCAAGCAAACCA TCACCATCAACGTACAATCCACACAGACCTGTGCCATACCCCATCCCACCATGTAGGCCACATGCAACTATCGCTCCAA GTGCATACAACAATGCAGGTCTGGTGTCAGTGGGTGGGGTCATCACTGCCAGTGTGCCACCCCCACCCTACCGAGCCACTCCCAATTTGGCAG GTTACAGCCAACCTGTTGGGCAACAAAATCCAACCTCCAACATCTCTGGCACACCTGCTATTTCTCCTCATAATTCCACCGCATCCACTCCTGCCACCTCCCAGCCTCAGCCTACCACACCAATCACTCCAGTTTTTCCTGGCATGGTCCCATCCCAGAACCCTGTTACCCCCTCCCCTACTCCTGCCCCCTCGCCCTCAGTAATCAAAGGGCCTCCTGCCCCAGCTGGCTCTCCCCAAGTTGCCTCAAACTCTAGTGGCCACACCACGCCAGTTCCTTCTCCGTTCGCTGGCATGCCCCCTTCTGGTCGAAACACCCCTTCAGTCATCAGAAGTCATACCCCATCTGGAACACCCTGTGGAACACCTGGGCCAAGTGCAAGCATCCCTCCTTCTCCCTTCCACAGTGCTCCCCGCTCAGAAAGACCTACTGGTGGACTCACATCTACTCCCAGGGCAACTGATGATCCCTTGACTCCTCATGGAGCTATGGGATTACACTCAAAGAAGGGGTACCCACCCTCCTCAGATTCCCAGTCAGCACTTTTGCTCCCTGGCACTCCCTCCACCCAGTCACATTCAGTTATCCGTAGTTACACACCCTCAGGGATGTCCTCCCTCACTCCTGGACGCTCTACTCCAAGCATGCAAGGTGTTGGTGGATTACCAGTGGCGTCCAGTCCTAGTCCTAAACCCTCTCCTGGACTGACCTCTCAGACAGCCATGAGTAGCCCTGCTGGAGCTTTGTTTATGGACCAACATTCTAGCTCCATGGTCCGGCAAGGTGGAGGTAGTGGAAGCAACAGTCCTGTCCCTTCTGCTTTTAAAGGTCCCTCCTGTTCTAGCACTCCTTCTCTTAGCTCTCTAGTTATGCCAAGCTCTGCTGTTCTTGCCCGACCCCTTGGCATTGCTCATGGTGCTGCTTCACCACAGTCTTCTTTGCCCAGCACTGCTGGTGTATCTGCACTACACAGTCTTTCCTCGGTTCTGGGCTCTCAGTCTGGAAGCAGCCCTTCTCCACATTTTCCAGTGTCTCCTTTCTCTGGAGCCCAGTCCTCCATTTCCACCTCATCCACTTCTACTCCTCCAGTCTCATCTGTATACTCTGGCCTGGCCCACTCTAGTGCTCCCTCGCCCTCCCCCTTTGGCCTGGGATTGACCACAGCTCCCTCCGTGTTCCCGGGTCTTCCTTCCGGCCCAAACCCTGCCTTCCAAGGTTTTGGAGGCTCAGGTCACACTGCAGCAGGTAGTCCGGTGCTGTCCTCCTTAATGGGGCTTCCAGGAGCCTCTTCCTCAGTAGCCACCGTTGCACCTCTCCAGGCAGCAGCAGTCGCAGCAGCTGCTGCAGCAGGaatctcctcctcttctcctgTGCTTCCTGGATTTGCCTCTGCATTCAGCTCTAACTTCAACCCCGCCCTTGTTGGCCAGGctgg GCTAACTGGTAGTCTCCAGGCCCCTGGAGGTGCAGCTTTTCCAGGGTTGCTGTCTTTCCCCCCAGGGATGCCCAGCTTCTCCACGACAGCATCCCCTGCTTCCCTCTCTGGTCTTCACAACTCCGCCATGCAATCTGCTCTTTTGCAG gCTCACTCTGCATCAGCGCTTGACAGTTACCCTCCCCAGCCAAATGGATTCACCAACTACCCTGCAGCCGCAGGCTCGAGCTTCCCTTTGCAGCCAGGCCTGCATCCACAACTGGGTTGGCAGTAA
- the LOC132132443 gene encoding thrombospondin type-1 domain-containing protein 1-like: protein MKVDWGDVDKEKEATEVGMTQGFPTVTPFVLLFLMGFAMAGIHLWPSLHIALSNASVFVDYSTESNFTVHRLTVSLIDIDRNVTVLSRSLPFNQSEGSMEFNCSCFLYAGNFRFRLEQKHILALSNMSAVWWWSPVLHVHWPTFHLVVDRGSNNRSFNDFRIGVYTNNNFHPCSSNKASTLFLDVSYLEQVQIGRNTFEKVQNRIRHNIKVVRSQHVEMPCASPLTERDFIQISLKSPHTQRELKSSGPLYLSSIFSYKLLVDNIYKSGCEGAVTVRRITPPCTVTNGKVLLYKEENNDMAAPSHLAFNFLTQAENETEFNCSIFDPGRNKYCFHFTLVYSKAPSLTHTCVIVQRHTRMWGPWQPWSGCSVTCGEGVRERVRECLLPSSGGIQCTGMVMEQSHCSLEDCTEELLPPPLTPPPAVNSPLIGNLVVVAGVFLCLAVILATIFITVWRKLCRAPKCSSMQRGSLHSPSGRKYSDEASIYGHSMQRPSFSESLQAAPLQKGLTLPAKQGPSDRGVLAHQQNMSLPLPLSQDPDRMSPSGQKVLPPIFGYRLAQHQLKEMKKKGLKEATQVYHVSQSPVDNTMLETMASTPSGLIPVPQELDSPEESSSSHFRIRSPFPEPTWPSKNNALSDRQKVDLLLSPTKSSFSARSHRLERTADWVEMVERSRMPYSKNPNFRRTSSFHENNQKQLLLSRPYRERSMTQVTPRKLPEESCRSRPWEHTLPELEVWSCSSPRITDSSVDHRRRQWVDTPRSQSNSKDSVPVTPTKEPLMDRHCMARSPSSALDQREQAEQNWSRRGPSPIQRNILARKLREAKSSTGQRQRSSTFSTSEQSRGRCRSLPLSADYSNSPYILTESEQHMMDISGYLGEDNGVEVLTIHKLT from the exons ATGAAGGTGGACTGGGGTGATGTGGACAAAGAAAAAGAGGCCACAGAAGTCGGAATGACACAGGGTTTCCCTACAGTGACCCCATTTGTGTTGCTCTTCCTGATGGGATTTG caATGGCTGGTATCCATCTCTGGCCATCATTGCACATCGCCTTGAGCAATGCCAGTGTGTTTGTGGATTACAGCACTGAAAGCAACTTCACCGTCCACAGGCTGACAGTGTCATTGATTGACATTGACAGGAATGTTACAGTACTCTCTAGGTCACTTCCCTTTAACCAGTCAGAAGGGTCAATGGAGTTCAACTGCTCTTGCTTCCTGTATGCAGGTAATTTCAGATTCAGACTTGAGCAGAAGCACATCCTCGCCTTGTCTAACATGAGTGCCGTCTGGTGGTGGAGTCCAGTTCTACATGTGCATTGGCCCACCTTTCACCTGGTTGTTGATCGTGGCAGCAACAACAGGAGCTTTAATGACTTTAGGATTGGAGTGTACACTAACAACAACTTCCATCCTTGTTCGAGCAACAAAGCTTCAACTCTCTTCCTTGACGTCAGTTACCTGGAACAAGTCCAGATAGGGAGGAACACCTTTGAGAAGGTGCAGAACCGGATAAGGCACAATATTAAAGTAGTTAGGTCACAACATGTGGAGATGCCATGTGCATCCCCTCTGACAGAGCGTGATTTCATCCAGATTTCCCTAAAATCCCCTCATACCCAGCGAGAACTAAAATCCTCTGGTCCCCTTTACCTGTCCAGCATCTTCTCCTACAAGCTTCTTGTGGATAACATTTACAAAAGTGGCTGTGAGGGAGCCGTGACTGTTCGTCGAATCACTCCTCCCTGTACGGTTACAAATGGAAAAGTTCTGCTTTATAAAGAAGAGAATAATGATATGGCTGCTCCCTCTCACCTGGCGTTCAATTTCCTCACGCAAGCGGAGAATGAGACTGAGTTTAACTGCTCCATCTTTGACCCCGGCAGGAATAAGTATTGCTTCCATTTCACACTTGTCTACAGTAAGGCTCCCAGTTTGACACACACCTGTGTTATTGTGCAAAGACATACAC GAATGTGGGGACCGTGGCAGCCATGGAGTGGTTGTAGTGTGACGTGTGGGGAAGGGGTGCGAGAGCGTGTTCGTGAATGTCTGCTGCCCTCTAGTGGTGGGATCCAATGCACTGGGATGGTTATGGAGCAGTCACACTGTTCGCTAGAAGATTGCACTG AGGAGCTCCTGCCTCCACCTCTCACCCCTCCGCCAGCTGTGAACTCTCCCCTAATTGGGAATTTAGTGGTAGTAGCTGGGGTCTTCTTGTGCCTGGCTGTGATCCTGGCCACCATCTTTATCACAGTATGGAGAAAACTCTGCCGTGCTCCAAAATGCAGCTCCATGCAACGTGGCTCTCTGCACTCTCCCAGTGGTCGGAAGTACTCTGATGAGGCTTCTATCTATGGTCACAGCATGCAGAGACCCAGTTTCTCAGAAAGTCTCCAGGCAGCTCCCCTCCAGAAGGGACTTACCTTGCCTGCAAAGCAAGGACCTTCAGACCGAGGTGTGTTGGCTCATCAACAGAACATGTCCCTTCCTCTTCCCCTTTCTCAAGACCCGGATAGGATGTCTCCTTCTGGCCAAAAGGTTCTTCCCCCTATTTTTGGCTACCGGTTGGCTCAACACCAGCTCAAGGAGATGAAAAAGAAGGGCTTAAAAGAGGCCACTCAAGTCTACCATGTGTCCCAGAGTCCAGTCGACAACACCATGCTAGAGACAATGGCTTCAACCCCTTCTGGTCTAATTCCAGTGCCCCAAGAACTTGACAGCCCAGAAGAGTCAAGCAGCAGTCACTTCCGCATAAGGTCTCCCTTTCCAGAACCCACATGGCCTTCCAAAAACAACGCTTTATCAGACAGACAAAAGGTGGACTTGTTGCTGAGTCCAACGAAGTCTTCATTCAGTGCCAGGTCTCATCGTCTTGAGCGTACGGCAGACTGGGTGGAGATGGTAGAGCGCAGTAGAATGCCATACTCCAAGAATCCCAACTTCAGGAGAACTTCAAGCTTCCACGAGAACAACCAGAAGCAGCTGCTCCTTTCCCGACCCTACAGAGAAAGAAGCATGACCCAGGTGACTCCTCGCAAGCTACCAGAGGAGAGCTGTAGAAGTAGACCCTGGGAGCATACACTTCCTGAACTTGAGGTCTGGTCTTGTTCCAGTCCTAGAATAACTGATAGCTCAGTGGACCACAGGAGAAGACAATGGGTTGACACTCCCCGGTCTCAGTCAAATTCGAAAGATTCAGTTCCAGTGACACCAACAAAAGAGCCCTTGATGGATCGTCACTGCATGGCTCGAAGCCCATCTTCTGCACTGGACCAACGTGAACAGGCAGAACAGAACTGGAGCAGAAGAGGTCCCTCTCCGATCCAGAGGAACATACTAGCCAGAAAGCTACGAGAGGCTAAGTCATCTACTGGCCAAAGGCAACGCAGTTCCACATTTTCTACCTCAGAGCAGAGCAGGGGACGCTGTCGTAGCCTTCCTCTCTCTGCAGACTACAGCAACTCCCCATATATTCTCACAGAGTCAGAGCAGCACATGATGGACATTTCTGGATACTTGGGTGAGGATAATGGAGTAGAGGTTCTGACTATTCATAAACTCACCTGA
- the LOC132132878 gene encoding vacuolar protein-sorting-associated protein 36, translated as MDRFFWTNGLLEMDETLVIQQRGVRLYDGEDKAKLDVGVVLLSTHRLLWRDQKNNECCICIPLSQVIFFEEQAAGIGKSAKIVIHLHPVPENKEPGPYQQSKYSYIKLSFKEHGQIEFYRRLTEEMTQKRWENTPVSQPIPTGVGPKAGRTRAVGIVGIERKLEEKRKETDKNISEAFEDLSKLMEKAKEMVEVSKSIANKIKDKQGDITEDETIRFKSYLLSMGIANPVTRETHGSGTQYHIQLARQLGDILQAPLEERGGMMALTEVYCLVNRARGMELLSPEDLVNACKMFESLKLPLRLRVFDSGVMVVQLQSHSEEEMIASARDNVSDKGSLTAEEFAKLLGLSVLLSKERLLLAEKMGHLCRDDSVEGLRFYPNLF; from the exons ATGGACAGGTTTTTTTGGACAAATGGGCTACTTGAGATGGACGAAACGTTAGTAATTCAGCAAAGAGGAGTGAGACTTTACGATGGGGAAGACAAg GCTAAACTTGATGTGGGAGTTGTTCTTCTCAGCACCCATCGCCTTCTCTGGAGGGACCAGAAAAATAAT GAATGCTGTATATGCATACCCTTGTCACAAGTCATATTCTTTGAGGAGCAAGCAGCAGGCATTGGAAAGAG TGCCAAGATTGTCATTCACCTGCATCCTGTCCCGGAAAATAAGGAGCCGGGCCCCTACCAGCAGAGCAAGTACTCTTATATAAAGCTGTCCTTCAAAGAACATGGGCAGATTGAG TTTTACAGACGTCTAACTGAAGAGATGACTCAGAAACGATGGGAGAATACACCTGTCTCACAGCCCATCCCCACAGGAGTAGGACCCAAG GCAGGAAGAACACGTGCAGTGGGGATTGTGGGTATTGAACGGAAGCTggaagagaagagaaaagagacagataaaaacatttctgag GCCTTTGAGGATCTCAGTAAACTGATGGAAAAG GCCAAAGAAATGGTGGAGGTCTCCAAATCCATTGCCAACAAAATCAAAGACAAACAGGGTGACATCACAGAAGATGAG ACTATCCGCTTCAAGTCTTATTTGCTGAGTATGGGTATAGCCAACCCAGTGACCAGAGAGACACACGGCTCAGGCACACAATACCACATCCAACTCGCCAGACAGCTGGGAGACATACTGCAGGCCCCACTGGAG GAGCGTGGAGGAATGATGGCCCTCACTGAAGTGTACTGTTTGGTGAACCGAGCCCGTGGAAtggag CTTCTCTCTCCTGAGGACTTAGTCAATGCCTGCAAGATGTTTGAATCACTGAAGCTTCCTCTACG GTTGCGAGTATTTGACAGCGGCGTTATGGTGGTTCAGCTCCAGTCCCACAGTGAAGAGGAAATGATTGCCTCAGCTCGAGATAAC GTGTCTGATAAAGGCTCCCTCACAGCCGAAGAGTTTGCCAAGCTGTTGGGACTGTCAGTTCTGCTTTCTAAAGAAAG ATTGTTATTAGCTGAAAAAATGGGTCACTTGTGCCGAGACGATTCAGTAGAAGGCCTGCGTTTTTATCCCAACCTGTTCTGA
- the LOC132132877 gene encoding proline and serine-rich protein 1-like isoform X2, translated as MDKKSFDIVLDEIRKCVLTDQRIKAIEQVHGYFSSEQVIDMLKYFSWAEPQIKAVKALQHKMVAIPTTKVANILNCFTFSKDRIIVLELIALNISDAQNFRPVDDAFRTHLAEKRCARRILEQVCKVGCKAPVAMISSCGMIPGNPYPKGKPSQVTGTFPRIPAKKDGDDTTLDGKGIAARILGPSKPSPSTYNPHRPVPYPIPPCRPHATIAPSYSQPVGQQNPTSNISGTPAISPHNSTASTPATSQPQPTTPITPVFPGMVPSQNPVTPSPTPAPSPSVIKGPPAPAGSPQVASNSSGHTTPVPSPFAGMPPSGRNTPSVIRSHTPSGTPCGTPGPSASIPPSPFHSAPRSERPTGGLTSTPRATDDPLTPHGAMGLHSKKGYPPSSDSQSALLLPGTPSTQSHSVIRSYTPSGMSSLTPGRSTPSMQGVGGLPVASSPSPKPSPGLTSQTAMSSPAGALFMDQHSSSMVRQGGGSGSNSPVPSAFKGPSCSSTPSLSSLVMPSSAVLARPLGIAHGAASPQSSLPSTAGVSALHSLSSVLGSQSGSSPSPHFPVSPFSGAQSSISTSSTSTPPVSSVYSGLAHSSAPSPSPFGLGLTTAPSVFPGLPSGPNPAFQGFGGSGHTAAGSPVLSSLMGLPGASSSVATVAPLQAAAVAAAAAAGISSSSPVLPGFASAFSSNFNPALVGQAGLTGSLQAPGGAAFPGLLSFPPGMPSFSTTASPASLSGLHNSAMQSALLQAHSASALDSYPPQPNGFTNYPAAAGSSFPLQPGLHPQLGWQ; from the exons ATGGACAAGAAATCCTTTGATATAGTATTGGACGAAATTAGAAAG TGTGTTTTGACAGATCAACGTATCAAAGCTATAGAGCAGGTTCATGGGTATTTCTCCAGTGAACAG GTGATTGACATGCTGAAATACTTCTCTTGGGCAGAGCCACAGATAAAGGCAGTCAAAGCCTTGCAACAT AAAATGGTTGCAATACCTACAACAAAGGTTGCAAACATCCTTAATTGTTTCACATTCTCAAAGGACAGAATTATTGTACTGGAACTCATTGCTCT AAATATTTCAGATGCCCAAAATTTCCGTCCTGTGGATGATGCGTTCCGTACTCACCTCGCTGAGAAGCGGTGTGCAAGAAGAATCCTAGAGCAG GTGTGTAAGGTGGGATGTAAAGCTCCAGTGGCTATGATTTCATCCTGTGGGATGATCCCAGGCAACCCTTACCCCAAAGGCAAACCCAGCCAGGTCACTGGAACATTCCCT AGAATTCCTGCCAAAAAGGATGGAGACGATACAACCCTGGATGGAAAGGGCATTGCTGCACGTATCCTTGGACCAAGCAAACCA TCACCATCAACGTACAATCCACACAGACCTGTGCCATACCCCATCCCACCATGTAGGCCACATGCAACTATCGCTCCAA GTTACAGCCAACCTGTTGGGCAACAAAATCCAACCTCCAACATCTCTGGCACACCTGCTATTTCTCCTCATAATTCCACCGCATCCACTCCTGCCACCTCCCAGCCTCAGCCTACCACACCAATCACTCCAGTTTTTCCTGGCATGGTCCCATCCCAGAACCCTGTTACCCCCTCCCCTACTCCTGCCCCCTCGCCCTCAGTAATCAAAGGGCCTCCTGCCCCAGCTGGCTCTCCCCAAGTTGCCTCAAACTCTAGTGGCCACACCACGCCAGTTCCTTCTCCGTTCGCTGGCATGCCCCCTTCTGGTCGAAACACCCCTTCAGTCATCAGAAGTCATACCCCATCTGGAACACCCTGTGGAACACCTGGGCCAAGTGCAAGCATCCCTCCTTCTCCCTTCCACAGTGCTCCCCGCTCAGAAAGACCTACTGGTGGACTCACATCTACTCCCAGGGCAACTGATGATCCCTTGACTCCTCATGGAGCTATGGGATTACACTCAAAGAAGGGGTACCCACCCTCCTCAGATTCCCAGTCAGCACTTTTGCTCCCTGGCACTCCCTCCACCCAGTCACATTCAGTTATCCGTAGTTACACACCCTCAGGGATGTCCTCCCTCACTCCTGGACGCTCTACTCCAAGCATGCAAGGTGTTGGTGGATTACCAGTGGCGTCCAGTCCTAGTCCTAAACCCTCTCCTGGACTGACCTCTCAGACAGCCATGAGTAGCCCTGCTGGAGCTTTGTTTATGGACCAACATTCTAGCTCCATGGTCCGGCAAGGTGGAGGTAGTGGAAGCAACAGTCCTGTCCCTTCTGCTTTTAAAGGTCCCTCCTGTTCTAGCACTCCTTCTCTTAGCTCTCTAGTTATGCCAAGCTCTGCTGTTCTTGCCCGACCCCTTGGCATTGCTCATGGTGCTGCTTCACCACAGTCTTCTTTGCCCAGCACTGCTGGTGTATCTGCACTACACAGTCTTTCCTCGGTTCTGGGCTCTCAGTCTGGAAGCAGCCCTTCTCCACATTTTCCAGTGTCTCCTTTCTCTGGAGCCCAGTCCTCCATTTCCACCTCATCCACTTCTACTCCTCCAGTCTCATCTGTATACTCTGGCCTGGCCCACTCTAGTGCTCCCTCGCCCTCCCCCTTTGGCCTGGGATTGACCACAGCTCCCTCCGTGTTCCCGGGTCTTCCTTCCGGCCCAAACCCTGCCTTCCAAGGTTTTGGAGGCTCAGGTCACACTGCAGCAGGTAGTCCGGTGCTGTCCTCCTTAATGGGGCTTCCAGGAGCCTCTTCCTCAGTAGCCACCGTTGCACCTCTCCAGGCAGCAGCAGTCGCAGCAGCTGCTGCAGCAGGaatctcctcctcttctcctgTGCTTCCTGGATTTGCCTCTGCATTCAGCTCTAACTTCAACCCCGCCCTTGTTGGCCAGGctgg GCTAACTGGTAGTCTCCAGGCCCCTGGAGGTGCAGCTTTTCCAGGGTTGCTGTCTTTCCCCCCAGGGATGCCCAGCTTCTCCACGACAGCATCCCCTGCTTCCCTCTCTGGTCTTCACAACTCCGCCATGCAATCTGCTCTTTTGCAG gCTCACTCTGCATCAGCGCTTGACAGTTACCCTCCCCAGCCAAATGGATTCACCAACTACCCTGCAGCCGCAGGCTCGAGCTTCCCTTTGCAGCCAGGCCTGCATCCACAACTGGGTTGGCAGTAA
- the LOC132132668 gene encoding stomatin-like, whose translation MESIMERGTQSKQNLISENNGSLGCFGWFLVITSAFFSILLFPISIFVSIKIVKEYERAVIFRLGRITARKGKGPGIFFILPCTDTFVKVDLRTISFNIPPQEILTKDSVTISVDGVVYFRVNDPVASVANVTDADYSTRLLAQTTLRNVLGTKNLSEVLSDREGISQSMQMTLDEATESWGIKVERVEIKDVKLPMQLQRAMAAEAEAAREARAKVIAAEGEMNASRALKEASLVISESPSALQLRYLQTLCTIAGEKNSTVIFPLPMDVISHFMKK comes from the exons ATGGAGTCTATTATGGAGCGAGGAACCCAGAGCAAGCAGAATCTAATCA GTGAAAATAACGGGAGTCTGGGCTGCTTTGGGTGGTTCCTTGTGATTACCTCTGCATTTTTCTCCATCTTGTTATTTCCAATCAGCATTTTCGTAAGCATTAAG ATTGTGAAAGAGTATGAGCGTGCCGTCATATTTAGACTGGGGCGGATAACAGCCCGAAAAGGCAAAGGACCAG GTATCTTCTTCATCCTCCCCTGCACGGACACTTTTGTCAAAGTGGATCTTCGAACCATCTCATTTAACATCCCTCCCCAGGAG ATCTTGACCAAAGACTCAGTGACAATTTCTGTGGATGGTGTTGTGTACTTCCGTGTAAATGACCCTGTTGCCTCAGTGGCAAACGTGACTGATGCAGATTACTCCACTCGCCTACTGGCCCAGACCACCTTGAGGAACGTCCTGGGCACCAAGAACCTGTCTGAGGTCCTTTCTGACCGAGAAGGCATCTCCCAAAGTATGCAA ATGACTCTAGATGAAGCCACAGAATCATGGGGAATCAAGGTGGAGCGGGTGGAGATTAAAGATGTTAAACTGCCAATGCAACTGCAGAGAGCCATGGCAGCCGAGGCGGAGGCGGCCCGTGAGGCCAGAGCGAAG GTCATTGCAGCAGAGGGTGAGATGAATGCATCCAGGGCTCTGAAGGAGGCGTCTCTTGTGATCTCAGAGTCTCCATCCGCCCTTCAGCTCAGATACCTCCAAACACTCTGCACCATCGCAGGTGAGAAGAACTCTACCGTCATCTTCCCTCTACCCATGGATGTCATAAGCCACTTCATGAAGAAATGA